tatttagaataagaATATGAtagtgtaaatcctagtagatatgagaaagtatcttatattccttttaggagtagattacttattaaatgttgtaatcctaaagggaaagatttttacctatcctactacaataaataaaggcacaatagtttgaatcaaacacacctcataattaaatcactctctctTGTCCCTCAATATTGCCGACCCTCTCTCTTGTCCCTCAATATTGCcggcccctctctctctctctaaaccctagatcgttcaatcaaatagacCTACAACAATAAAAACTACATTCGTAGTTACCAAAATCAAACACATGAAGAGTGCAAAGTCAAAATTGACCCTCAAAAACCCGAACGGCCATCCCTAAACCCCATTAACGGAACTCCAACTTTTGCCATTCTTCTTCTGCTTGGGCTACAATTTTTCACATCTCTCAGTATCGCTTTTGAATCTCAGCTATTTTGCCTCTCGGAAGTATCAATTTCGTTAATTTTAAAAGCCAAAGACAATGGAAATTGACAGAGTCGACGGACGCACGCCAAACCAGTTGAGACCATTGGCTTGTTCTCGCGGCTTCCTCAACCGCGCTCACGGCTCTGCAAGTTGGACTCAAGGTTCTTACTTCACTTCAAATCCGCATACATTTTCTGTATTTTCAATGTGGCCGTTAGCTGAAATGATCAGATTTTCAGTATGTCGTCAAACATTTGATTGTTAATTTTGATAAATTGAGCGGCTGAGATTTGATTTCTGGTTATTTTggctaaaatttgaaatttcattttcttatcTGTGCTTTTGATTGATATTGGTATTTATGTTTAGGtttgttttgttggttttgATAGGAGATACGAAAGTTCTGGCTGCAGTTTATGGACCTAAAGCAGGAACAAAGAAGAATGAAAATCCCGAAAAAGCTTGCATTGAGGTTGTTTGGAAACCTAAAACAGGCCTGAGTGGTGAGTTTTTGCCGCTACTATACTTACTCTTATTGCTCTGGACTGGACAATGGGTACGTAGAGTGGGGGCGAATTCTGTTATTTCCGTCTAATTTGAACATTTTTTGCATTATATAGGAAAATTGGAGAGGGAATACGAGATGATATTGAAGAGAACCTTGCAAAGCATCTGCATACTGACTCTAAACCCAAATACCACAACCTCGGTCATTGTTCAGGTGAGGCAATTTTATTACATGAAAAACTTCGTGTCCGAATCTTAGGCGTTGTTTTGCAGAGTCAAGTAGTGGATCACTTTAAGGATAGGTCAAATGTTAGGAGTTTTAAAGGGCTTGTGGTGGTAAATATGGGCATTGGCCCCTTTACATAGACAGGTAAAAGTTTCCAGGAAGTGTAACTGTGGTTTGGCTTTTGAGCTTGTGCATGAAAATGCATCTGCCGATTATAGCCTGTTTGGTATCCTTCTTGGATCCAATTTTGTCGTTTTCAAAAATGATGAATGTAGCTAACTTACTTAATACTCATTAGTTTCAAAACCAAAAATTGGATTCAAGAAGGATACCAAACAACCTGGTGGCGGTAGTTTTTCCAACCCGTAAGATGAATTGTTATGTAAAGCCAATATACTTAGTGTAGTCTCCCCTTTCTAAATGCCGATTTTGTTTGAAGTTATGTCCATCTAGTAATATAGGTTCCCATCTCTTATATATCTTCATGTATGCGAATTGACCCTTTTATATGCCCAGTAACTGAGTCACCGAATACTGCTTCAGTTTCCTTGGGTATGTGTTATTAACTTGTTTACAACTATGGTTAAGTAATCGTCCTTTTATTTTAAAACATTATGTTTCTGCTGCAGGTTGTCAATGATGATGGTTCTGTATCCTTCAACGTTTTTCATTTTTCGTACATTAGAAGAAGTTTAGCAATTTTTATAGGCTAATTGGGAGCTCCAGTTTGACATTCATTGAATGTCCTTATTGCCAGTGTATTCTTTCATTATTTCTGTTTGGCCCCGGAAAAATAAATATCTTTATATAACCTTGCGGGGTGCTGGTAGTGCCGTTATTCTCTATGGGTTACATAAAGTTCCATACTGCACAAGGGACAAGTATTTTTTATCGGTGGTGAATAACCTCGAGGCATTTAGATATCATGTTTGACATTTTCACATATCCAAGAATGTGTTAGCTACACCCTTGTTTGTTATCTTCTTTTACATGTTGATACAAGTAGAAGTACCTTAACAACTACTTGTGTAGCTTCTGCCATGTGCCATAAATGCAGCGTGTGCTGCCCTTGTTGATGCCGGGACTCCTCTAAAACATCTTGCTGGTAAATGAGACCTATGTTTGGTCTTCTATCCTATGTTTGATGAATATGTCCTGAGGTGTTTTTATGCTTTTTGCAGTCGCTATATGTTGTTGCCTGGCAGAGAGCGGATACATCATATTGGACCCCAGCAAGCTGGAAGAGCAGGTTTTTCTTCATTCATATCTCTGTAAACATCTAATTGCATTTAGATTATACTCCAAAATTCTATAGCTTCTTTAAGCAATAAAAGGGGGGGTCGATTCACACGTGTGTGTCTACATTACATCTGCAGAACTGTAGTTTTGTTTTGTGCCAAGAAATGCTTTGTGTTGTTGGACTAAAGATAACAGGCACCATGCTGTAATCTTACTGGAGTTATAGAAGTCGAGTTGTTTTCATATCTAAATGTGTGCACG
Above is a window of Malus sylvestris chromosome 15, drMalSylv7.2, whole genome shotgun sequence DNA encoding:
- the LOC126603311 gene encoding exosome complex exonuclease RRP46 homolog, coding for MEIDRVDGRTPNQLRPLACSRGFLNRAHGSASWTQGDTKVLAAVYGPKAGTKKNENPEKACIEVVWKPKTGLSGKLEREYEMILKRTLQSICILTLNPNTTTSVIVQVVNDDGSLLPCAINAACAALVDAGTPLKHLAVAICCCLAESGYIILDPSKLEEQKMKAFAYLVFPNSLTTLPEGGLLVGGEPMEHGIITSVTQGAMSVDDYLHSLERGCAATAKMSAFLQKRLQPLLSDD